AACAACTAAAACGAGGTCTTCAGTTTGACTACATCAACAGAACAGAGTTTCATCTGCAGACAGTTGTACCTAGTTTCATTATTTATCAAAGTACTAGTAGTGATCCAACCAACAATGTGACTTCAATATATATAGAACCAAAGACAGGAAATTGAAGTAGCAAATAAAGAATAGACTTAAATATCCTGGCcaaggatttttcaaaacaaaagccCTGGATATCGTGAAGAAGCATAAACGTGTGACAATTATGATCAGCAGACTTGTACTTGCAGTTGTTCACTTATATTCCCTATGCAGATATCGATTAGAATTTCATATGTAAAACATTTCACAAATGCAAGAGAATCTAAATTTCCCTAAACtaggaaaaaaaatacaacaatGGAAAATTTAGGGTACACAATAGAAGAATAAGTACATTAGTAAACAAGTGTGGAGAACTACAATTCGCTGCCTAAATATTTCTGTTAAACAGAATAATTAAGAGTGAAAAAGAAAACAAGTCATAAAGATTAGAATttctatgaattttatttttttaaaattaaaatataaaatttatattattttataaagtTTATGTTGATTATAATAATACAATTCATTCTAAGAACCTGCCTAAATTTTTCACATAGATCCACCAAGTAATTTTCACATCCACTTTTTATTATTTTGAATTCAGTTGACAAACATCATTCAATCATGACATTAGTGTATTCCACAAGTCTATAATCTGTTTcattatatatgacatgacagCTTCAACAGATCTACATGATGTGTTGATATGCTCTAGCAGACTTCATGCTGAATCCTCTTATGAGTTATGATCATGGAATTAGAAGTATCTTGCCAATATGAGCACTGCTCTCCATCATCCTGTGAGCATCAGCAGCTTCAGACAGTGGAAAGGTCTCGTATACAATAGGCTTCACCTTGCCTGCTGCAATGGCTGGCCAGACGTGCTTCTCAACCTCAGCGACTATCTTGGCTTTATTTTCGAGGCTTCTATTTCGTAGACCAGCAGCTGTTAaaacaaaccaaaaaaaaaaaaaatcagcaagAACAGTCCACATGTCAGATAACTAAGCACATAGCCAATGTTTCCCATAAGTTAGTAACATTTAGCAAAAATAAAGCAGTAAGATTATGAGGTTCCTGAAAAGATGACGTTGTCTGGCAAAGGAACCATCTGGTTGAAGAAGATACAAATGATTTTAAGAACATAGAAGACAAAAAAAATAGCACAAAATAGTTGAGGCTACTACTTGGATCGCCTCCAACAGAAAATATCACTAGTCAAACATAGACCTATTACATATATGAACACTGAAGACTTGCAACTGGCCAACATATTAACTTCCAACAAGATTGGGGATCTATGAATGGCATTAGAAGGTTGAACAAATTTAACAAATTATTCCTTCGCTGTAGATATACTTTCTATACGCTTTTGTGAAAATTTACTGACAACAAGGGCAACTAGGGGCAAATTCCTCTAATACTTGGAATATTTGCATGTTCCCTCTATCTTGGATACGGACATTCCGAGTGGACACTCAGCAACTCCATTGATCACGTGTACAGTTATTCAAAATAGTTGTGTTAGACACTTAGGTCTACATTTGTGTAGTGTAAAATACTCATTCGAGTCCGCATAGACAAGTTATATGTTTGcgagtttcaaaactttctaAGAGTCAAGTAGAATAAGAGAATGAACTCAAAATGGCAGAGGATACCTTGAATGGTAAGGCGCTTTGCCAATAGACAAGACAGATTTACTTGTGTCACTGCTCCTCCCATGAAACCAATGATAAAAAGTCTACCATCAATGGCCAAGCTCTCAAGATTTTTCTGCAAGTACGGACCACCAACATTATCCAATATAACGTCTACACCTGCATAACAGATTTTACTGGGTTTTGATAGCTGCATTGCAACGCAAGCTTTGTGTAGTATCAATGGCATACCGTTTCCTCCAGTTTCTTCCATCACCCTTGCAACAAAATCTTCTGATTTGTAATTGATGCAAACATCAGCACCAAGATTTTTGCAAGCAGCCAATTTTTCTTCAGTACCTATAATCCATATGAAggaaatgaaatattttcttaaatttcAGAAAATAGACAAACCTCTAGACTAAATCCAGTAACCCCATCACTAGGATCAAAGCTTATTCCTTGATATTTCTACGAAATCACCCATTATTGCTCTTAACAAGTCCCCAAGTGGCTTAATTGATCATAATTGTGCTTCATCTTTATTTCATTATCTAACTTATCAAAACTGATTAATAATTACATGAAATACTATAAAGATTTTTGTGCCACGTATGTATTGTCAAAGGCGATTAATACATACATGCCAGGATGTTTCTTCATGGCTGCCATATGTGTGTATGTGTCAGCATTTCATGCTACAATATGATTTTCTTCATTCAAGGTAAATTTTTTCTGTACACTAGCGTACCTGCCGTGGCAAATACTCTAATTCCAAGGTGTTTAGCAATCTGAATAGCAAATGTACCAATTCCACTAGATCCGCCATGAATCTGGAAGTTCAATTACATATGATGAGTAATAGTGAAATAGAAAGATAAACTATCAGTGTAAGCTTATATGTTTATCCTAGTTCATGAGAGTTTGCAGTTCTTTTCATAGTATCTTTTACAAAGACAAAAATGAATAACAACCAGACAAGAACACAGATTTAGTATCTTTTCATAGTTCATAGGTATCAACTATCATTAAGTCTTTGAGTGTAGTTCCAAACAAAGGCCACACAAATCTACTAATCTTTGTAAAACTAAAAAAACTTTTATATTATCTAACTCATtacatttggaaaaaaaaaatctcagctGAGTTTGATTTTGGGTCAAATCAAGGTGATTTTATTTTGGGACAAATAGAATTACACTTGAGTTGAACCTTAAGACCCCAAATTTAAGTAGGCCAAACCAGAAATTTGATTGGATGCCAAAAACGAACATACTTAAGTCTGGTCCTAGAAGGATGCATTAGAGAAAATCCACCAATTACAAACTAGTATTAGCTGATTTGGCCAAAGTTAAAGACAATACTTAGTGCATTAGTGCCCTTAAATTTTCAATTGTTTAATTCTCAAGACATTCTTGTTAGTAGAAGTCAGTATTCTTCTCTTCTCAATATATTTCTCACTAATCTAATCAGCAACTGAGGATAGCACCATAAGACATAACATCTAAACTACACCAAATATCGAGAATCCTACATAGCAACATATGCCAACATATTACCTATTTCCTAAATAATGATCTAACCATctgtcaatcaaatgcatttcTTCCAATCAGCTTAAAGCAAACAACAAACAACTAAGATTTCATATTTCGTATTGAACCTTCAAGGGCACACAAAAGGCTACATATGTAAAACAATACAACAAAGAATTGAGAGAGATTTACTAATAAGGTCTCCCCTGATGACAATCGGCTCATCATGAATACAGTTGACCAAACAGTGCATGCAACTTCCGGAAAACTAGCAGCATCTCGCACAGACACTCCTTCTGGGATGGGAAGTAGCTGCCCATCCGGTACCACTACCTTCTCTGCATATCCTCCTCCACTTAGAAGGGCACATACCTGCAGAGGACGGAACGAACTAGTCATATGTCATCCACAATTAATGCAGAACCAAATTTTGATtccaaaactttaaaaaaaaaataaagaatgatTAAAcacattatattaaaattttaatcccAAAACTGAGAATAAGACAATGTAATGGCTATAGACACCGAAAGCACCCaaattatgattcaaaatcaaggtAGAGATCTACAGGAGACAAATAGCACAGGGCTTGTTACGCCAGAAACGCAAGCTTAGCCAGAAACGCAAACTTAGCCAGAAACTGAAAATTGACTACTGACCTAGCTTATTAAATGAAttcttgaaagaaaattcaaTCAAACAAATGAAGACCAACAGAGCCAGCAATCCAACAGGGAGGGTCAACATACCTGATCACCAACCTTCCAGCGCGTAACGGATTTTCCTACTGCGATGATCTTACCAGAGCATTCGAGGCCTGGGTAAGGGCTTGCGCCCTTGGGCGGCGGGTACAAGCCCTTCCTCTGGATTGTATCGGCGCGGTTGAGGGCGGAGGCTTCCGCCTGGATGAGGACCTCGTTGTCACCAACCGCCGGGTCTTCCACCTCCTGAACCTGAAGAACCTCGGGGCCGCCGGGGTTCTTGATCACCACGGCCTTCATCTCGATCTCGCAGCAAAGAGTGACGCTGTTTGACGAGACAAAGTGGCAAAATTGCTAGTCGAACTGCAGAATTAGAGTCTTGCACGAGTCTACCGCCGTCGGATTAAAAGATTATAAAGAATTTGTTTTAAAACATGACATTTTaataaattaggttttagggtttCACAATTTTGACATTTTATAATCCACGCATCCGACTTTTATTCCGATTAGTCCGAGAAGGGAACGGTTAGGCCCTAACAAGTGACTTTTACTCCGATGAGTCGGAGAAGGGGACGGTTAGGCCCTAACAAGTTTCAAGCAAATTTAACCTAATATTCATCTAGATATCTAACTCGTTTGAACCATCATAAATCAAAGAATATAACAAACGACCTAATAGTACGAGTGACCCAGTGTAAAAATTAAATACTCGTTGTCTGAGGGAGTATTTGGTTGATGGATTTAAGAAAGAGAGAATGAAATGATAATAAAAGATAGTATTTGGATGGGAATAAATCAAACTCATATAACTAGTTGGATTTCATTTCATTCTCATTCCTATTTCAttttactatcaaactcatacacataatcattctcatcatttaaccaaacgtcaCCTAAATATGTGAGTACCCTACCACTTAAAACATCCACACCCACTTCCACTTCCGGGTCCAGCTCGAGACATAAGCTTTTAAGATCTATGTCGAGGCCAATTTTATTAAAGTccattgattaaataattaaataaagacATTAGCAAAAGTTAATTGGggttattaatattaattaattagagCATACACGTTAATAAATATCATTCTAACTTATTAATTACATCTTATCAATTAATTAACTTCCTATTTATACTtatatttatcctgatttactcGAAATTGCGATTAGCCaatattttattctatttaatattattttctcaTAATTACAATTAGCCCAGATTTTATCTATTTAATTATATACATTATAAAACCTCATAAACTATTTCCTTCTCAATATCTCTCAAAAATCCTAGTCTTTCTTTTATTAGTATTTCGTccccttttcttttctcatcagcAATTCTGTATATTTATGCTCTCTCACCGGTGATACTCTAAGAAAACATCCTTCTCCTCCCTCGCCGATAATATTTCTTTCTCGTTCTTTCTTTCTCTTCCTCGATAATAACATGAATCAGAGATTTTTTATCCGTACAACGCAAAGTAAAAtgcgtgatagttttgatatgttcaaccaagttaaattaggtcatgtttatgtttgatgtcttatgtctaagtgtgcagaattAGGAGCACAAGAATTTGAGCTGAAGACGTAATGGACGAGAAGAATGGTGCACGAAGCGAGTCGATGGGCTCagtacattcgagggacgagaagttataGAAGAGTATATCGGTGGATGAGACGTACTCGACGTTCGAGAGATGAAAAGCCAggaggaagtctgctcaaggagaTGGTCAAAGTTGAATTCGAGTGAGTTCAACTCTAGTTAATCGGAGCATCACCTACGCGAAAAATATCAGCTCAGAGGTTGATCTatttcatggaaggcgcctccaagaggcttGGAGGGGCCCTTGCGCCTTCACAAGAAAGGCTAATATGCTtctggagggtgcctccaatggttTAGGAGGCGCCTCGAATGACTGTTGAATCTATtgaaggcttgaaggcaccttcgagcttattgaaggtgccttcaaccgaGCTCATCCATTAGCAGCGACTGTTGAGTTGAGGATAAAAGTTTGTCCTCTTGGAAGCACCCTGGAtcctcttggaggcaccttcaagcaatGGATAgattttttcaggggctataaaaagacccctagagctaggaattaaacaacaactaAACTACAAGTCTTGTAATTACTTCCTAGTCTCTCTTGTGAGCTGTCAACGTCTGTAATAGGTCACTCCATCTTTAACAAAGGAGTTTTTCTAGTGGAACACTTTCAAAGCTTttaatcacctaggttgtaaccaagtaattctttttcttctttattttagttgtccagtttattttttgtttaaatgAATTGTGCTTACTAATCAAAGTCCAAAGAATAAGCAAGGGATAATCTTATTTCTACATGCAATTCGCCTCCTCTTGCCAACCACACCaggatcaacaagtgacatcagaGCAAGAACGTTTCAGAAGAACTAACCATCAAACGAAGCAAACAAACGATGGTCGTACCAAGTATCTACTTGTCGAAATTTAAGGGGGAGTTCACCCTATGGAAAAAGTAAATGGGTATTTTTTTAAACTAactttaagattttattaataattaaatacgattttgtagttccaaaagatcaaaaaggcaaagaaaaagaagagtatatTTGGACACAGGAGCAAAAGGACTTTATGACAAATGGACGAACCGAATTCCATCTACTAAGTATGTTGCCACTTCAAGAAGTCACCAGGATCAACACATAcgaatcaacaaaggaactttgggtaAGTTCCTGGAGCTatacgaaggaacatccgaagcaaagctcgcgagaCGGCACCTGCTCCGGGACCAATTGACGAACCTCTGGCTAAAAGGAGAGTCAATAGCATAACTTCATACCAAACTGAAGGAGGtaatcaccggactcacaaatctagaaaaaaaaatataacaaattgAGATTCACTAAAGTACGCTTTGACTGCTTTCCCTAGAACATAAGAATGGATGCCCATAGTTGACTCTTACTACATTTCTAAGGATGTAGAGGtaagttcattagaaagtttattttcgactttagaacttcacgaatctagataTTTTGAATTAAAGAAGAAGCCAACTCAAACAATTTCCCTGAAAGCAAGAACGGACGATCCAAACTCCAAAGCATCAATCAACAAAGACGAGGCAACCTTaatgtaagaaattttaataaattttttaaagctcataaatttaataagtTGCAGGAAAAAAAACACCTTCGAAGCAAAAGGACAGCTAccaagaagaagggcatatcaagaaCGGCTACCCTAaattaaagaagaaggagaaagataaTGGAAAAAGACCAACAAAATTGAAGTACAAGAACCTCAAGGTAACATGGGATGAATTGTTGTCATCAAAATCAGAGTTAGAAGAGTACGCTGGATTAGCCCTAATGCTAGACCACTAGAGGAACGACGAAAGTTCCTCAAaaaatgagcatcgacgaagggttGGGGGAGGATCTGTAAAAGAAAGCAGTAATAAAGACGAAGCATCAGAcaatgaggtaagtgaggtacgagtCTTACTTCCTaaataatcttttaaatttattaaaatactttccaaaaacatgctaaaattagaaaatgaaaatgctaagctaaaattaaacttagcaaattcaTATCCTTTATAATGTATGATaagttaaaaatagaaaatgaaaaactaaaagtacAAATGAAGAAACTGGAAAATAACTATGCatgtttaaatatttttcaaaaatcaaggTTTAGAAACTATGGTAGAATTAACTATTACATTAGAAATAATGAGGGACAAATAAAGAAAATTCCTAGGAATTATGTACCACCAAAATTTCTAGTAAATCTAGTAGGTATGAATCTATATTGGGTTTAGAAATCCTTTCTAGATTGAATTCCCAATTTTTTATTAGGATAGAAATTGTTTGACTTGGaaaattttttaatcttctctttgaaATTTTTGTTCAAAATTCCTAGACTAATAGAGCACTAATGTTTCTGTTGACAAAAATTTTAttcataattttttgataaataataaattttttatgaattattttctaaaaaattaattttaaatattaaaatttaagaaaacatattcagaaaaataaatagaatttttagagttgaaaatatatgtttaaaaatttattttcaaaaattaagtcaTTCTACTGAAATAAATCATTTCTATTAGATTAAATAATatcttttttgaaaatttttctactaatctagcttattctttttaaatttgataaaaaattttaagatttttcgAAATCaaaaagtaaaatttaaattatttttatcaaaaaataagattaattagtaaaaatagaatatttttaaaaattatttctgaaaaatatCAGCCTACTAGTATTCTTGTTATTTACccctataaaaattttcaaaaatttctaactatttattttacctttccttatttttttttatatgatcaaagggagagaaatggACATACTTTAAGAGAGAGATGCAaaataattgaaaatttattcCTATAAAAATAATTAGTGTCATTGAAATTTCTTCACTTATTTATTATATTGATTTTTGTTTTAACTCTAACTTTAAttcgggttgatgcacatcaaaaagggaaagattataagtatcttgtggtagttttgatgtgatcaactaagctAAGCTAAGTCATGTTAGCACAAGAAATCGAGTCGAAGACGCAACGGACGAGAAAGATGGTGCAGGAAGCAAGTCAACGAGCTCAGTACATTTGAAAGAcgagaagctgcggaagagtacaccggtggacgagaaggacgtgtgcgacATTTGAGAGACAAAAAGTCGGGAGGaagtctactcgaggagaaggtcggagttgttggtgcaatatccctaggtcaaggttgacctagttgactaagcttgagttggctcaactTGAggcttgatgtttggatttcgatatttgacaatacatggagattgcagatgcaatcactacaagaaaattgggattctacaacacttaaacgacaacgctttttttaaaaagcgttgtctatttttttttaacaacgcttttagtcaaaagcgttgtctatttcattattttcttattaatagacaacgcttttctaaaaaccgttgtctattagtgatttttatgggttAAAGACAACGCTTCattaaaagtgttgtctattagtCTTTTTTTTAGTGTACAACgatttataaaaagtgttgcctATTGtcaagtgtcacgccccagaggagtccctgtccgagaaaatttcggcagcatctcccctgtacggtggacaatctgaaaacttttctacatctcacaaatacctcagccacaggcggctggaataataacaacaaaataaaacatcaccacgcagttatatataatctattcagcctctggctgtcacaaccacgcagttaagataattaaacaacatagtaatactctgactcgaaatccaccctactccactacactcgtaaagctcaaatccgacgaactcacctcttctgccgtccaggcaggcatgtagtagaataaaaaaccaaatccaaatccatcgatataataaaatctataccatgtccataattaaataaatccagaacataacaagttcaaatagtctagaacagaaaaggaaaccaaacgaaaaaccaatcacatcctcgaggtctgcagggaccagcaactggaactctctcctgacagcatcaacctgaaaatatcaacaatggaggcggggtgagtccaacactcagcaggtacagttgatatgcaaagtaaagaaataacacctagcactaatcatgcgtatagtctcctgataaagataaaggtaactacaaaccgaagaagacaggagagaatctgtactaaccaggacccggtaaaaggacaaacagtccgaaaggtatagaagacctgtatgcatgtcaatcaaggtatccaagcaatgtgcagcatataagtgcaacaaacacaaacacaaacaataaatgcatcatgcatatgatgccaatgtcatggtcacccctgacgccagtcagccgactcacaacaacagtgggaccgagtgggtagggctgtgacaaccgtgcactctgcaacactactcctgatgagtgatcgagtggacgggatgctgtcggagtatacttctaccccaaatcataaatgggggagcgcaatgctctcatctcccggtacactatgacggagaggaatctctaacgtgctacacgctgcgtcacactacccatgagcggatcaacggagcaccggaagagtcaaactgacgtgctaccacgctgtgtcccgctacccatgagcgtcacaacggagcaccgaacagtgatgaaactggcaaagtgctcgacaataaaggagcaatcaatcactcagcatgcaatcatgcgaatggtgcatgtcactaaacatggtaatatactaaaccaatctctggacatatcataatgtgcaccaaagcgaatgaatcatatcaaggtatctgatcatataaggtatcaaacctaggtcctgacatggtaaaatatggttatatcactacccatgagcatgtggaatcaggtacatatccatacaagatgtaaacaaacaatcaatcaacaggtagcatgtattgggcagtgattaaccgaaacaagtaagaaacacaattaatgcatcttgttaatttaattactaagcatatcaaagacaataagtcaaaagtacccgcctccgataaaatggtccaaatcctgactccgagatactcgtctcgcgtcaaagtcctgaaataccaatacacagatattttatttagctaaaattcaaatgaattgctaaataaaattctcaacacaatttagggcaaaaccctgagtcataatcatcaacctacctaatttaacacatataatttagttactcaacatatattaaataactaaatcaaactactcactcaattaggaaaaccctaattattgatcaaccttaactgataatcaattaacttatccgCATCAAGACCTAAATCAATTATACGCGCAACAACGCATTACCTCAATCCACGCTCACCCAAATTCGTATTCTTCGTCGCTAATTTGTCGATGGAACACCTGTTTCTGGAACCGTGGTCGTAACtagagtgagccactgatctACACATCAAACACCAAAATTTGTAGTCAATACATCGACCTCTATGAATTAAACCCTAACCTTACCTCCACAGTTCTAAACCAACAGCTTACCCTAATGCCAAAGCTCGGTAGAATCCAGGGCAGCAACTCACGCCAATGtgaggctcggctagggcagaagaaaGGGTCGGTTCGGCACTGGGGCAAAGTGTGCAGCGGCAGTGGCAAGGAGTGGCGTCGGGCTCGCTATAGCACAGCGACAGCACTAGGGCTCGGGTGCTGGCACAGAGAGTCGGCCGCTGCTAGGGCTCAGATGccgaaaggagaagaggaagagaggtgcggcgtcggcacctagggcactCCTCGGAGGAGTCGCCAGCGACACTGCTGCTCGGAGACGGCGGCGTCGGGATCACTCCGTGAGGGCGgctgtcggcagaggagaggagaatcaGCGTCACTGGAGTCGGGGCAGGGGCTAGGGCACCAGCGATTGAGGTCGGCGTCGGCTTCTGTGGtcggcgccgggtggctagggcaggc
This window of the Zingiber officinale cultivar Zhangliang chromosome 3B, Zo_v1.1, whole genome shotgun sequence genome carries:
- the LOC122055932 gene encoding quinone oxidoreductase PIG3-like, which produces MKAVVIKNPGGPEVLQVQEVEDPAVGDNEVLIQAEASALNRADTIQRKGLYPPPKGASPYPGLECSGKIIAVGKSVTRWKVGDQVCALLSGGGYAEKVVVPDGQLLPIPEGVSVRDAASFPEVACTVWSTVFMMSRLSSGETLLIHGGSSGIGTFAIQIAKHLGIRVFATAGTEEKLAACKNLGADVCINYKSEDFVARVMEETGGNGVDVILDNVGGPYLQKNLESLAIDGRLFIIGFMGGAVTQVNLSCLLAKRLTIQAAGLRNRSLENKAKIVAEVEKHVWPAIAAGKVKPIVYETFPLSEAADAHRMMESSAHIGKILLIP